From the genome of Capsicum annuum cultivar UCD-10X-F1 chromosome 4, UCD10Xv1.1, whole genome shotgun sequence:
caaaatcaatcaaacacttCATGGTtcaacaaattcaaatttaacacAAATTTCATTCAAGCAATTAATCACACACTTTAAAGGCAAACTCAAAAAATTCCAAGATTGATCAACCCCTCTTTCCCTCTAATCAAATCAATCaaatgctaaaaaaaaaaaggtcaatgAATACAAACAATATATAACACAAAAATCCCTTAACTAGGATGAGGATGTGAGTAAGACAAGAACAGGTGATATCCGAGGAAATAGTAAAATGTTGTCACTGTCAATCAATGCTGTCAGCAGTTACATTTTGAGTAACTACTTTCCTAATATGTCCTGTTTTGACTTTAGATTCGGGTTGTTTGGTACGTAAATtaaattatctcaaaattataaTTCTCAAGTATTTTATATCATACAAGAGGTGGTATAAAATAGTACCCGAAACTAAATTTGATATTAGTTTCATACTATAGTTGGTAGATGCTATAAATTAGTTCGGAATAAATCTATAACATCAgttaaatatgatataaattcatTCATGGGATATCAATGTTATACCTCCTACCAAATGATCCCTAAGAAATCATTTGGTTGGAAACAAATTatcccaaaataattaatttcgaaATTAATTATCCCATCATATATAAGAGATAACTCATCCCATCACGAAAGCTATAAATAGTGGAAGAAATAATTCTTTGACTAACTAATTCCTCTAACCAAATAtgaagtaaaataaattatatgttttattttggaattattgTAACTTATATCTCACACTAAACGACCCCTAAAAGTCTAAATATACATGGTAGGAGTCGATGTGACCTTGTCGTTGATAAAGACTGGTCTAACTATTTTTACGTCTTAAATTTGTGACCTTCAGATTACATGATAACAACTTTACCGATTATTACTCCAAAACACCCCTTATTAACCATCTATATATACCTTGATTAGTATTATGATAAACATTCAGTACCCCTCGAACTATGATcgaagttgctacgacacactccaacttcacatagtcctattacccctgaactcaattttagcacgtttttgacatttttttataCTGACGTGAcatctttattatatataaattgagCCCACATAAAAAATGTCACGCCAGCTGAAAAAGTTAACAAAAGGTGTctacaaaagggtgacaaaaatatgttaaaattgagtttaaaaatagtaaaattacgtgaaattgaagtgtatcgcagcaaatttgatcataattgaggGTTACCAGATGATTCACTCATTAGTATTCAAGTTGTCCACATGTCATCCACATTGCCAACTATTAATTAAAAGTACATctaaactatcaaaataaatagATTATCTAAGAAATAATTAAAGCAATTATTAGGAGACAAATAATATGGTCAATAAGTTAAGatctaaattattcattaattagtACCACATCTCATCTTTGCTTTAAATAGTGATGTGTAGTATAAGCAAGTTGACCTAAGTTATAATTAATCCACAACATTTTTTTTAATCTGAgtacaaaatatctaaatagtTATGGATCTCGATTATTTTACTGGATATCTAATATCTTTTCACCAATATTCATATCGCTTAGTAACGAAGATAGAAATGTTATTAAAGAAGTGCAACATTTACTACGTAATgtacttatataaaaaaaaaaccttatATATATAGTGAGATCTCTATTTCGTCCCTCCAGCTCCGCCCGTGAGTAATAATATAtcaatactttatttattttttgtaaagcatctagtatcttctaaactatgatcaaatttgctacgacacactccaatttTACAGATGTTCTATTACCCTTTGAACTAATTTTTAGCACATTTTGGTCATACTTTTTAATTGATATGACACCTTTTTGTCAACTTTTTTAGCTGACATGACATCATTGACATCGAtgctattttatgtaataaaagcgTTCCATCAGCATAAAAAggtgataaaaatacgctaaaattgagtttgaaGGATAGTAAAATCCTTGTAAAATTTGAGTATGCCGTAACAATTTTGATCATAGTTCGAGAAATAGTGAATGCTTATCTTCTTTTTTGTATATAACCTTTTTTAGGCAAAGCATGAAGCATGTGGCCAGTTTGTGACAGGGTGTGTTGTAGGTAGGTGATATTTAATAAGAGCAAAAAGATTAATATTTAATGCAAACATACAAATGGTTTATTTCAAATTTGATTGGcatatacataaaagaaaaaataaaattaaaagattttaaaCTTAGAATCATAAATATCTTATAATATTTGTGtgattataaaatatttagttttaaatCGACCAGTTGACATTAATATACCAATAACTCATGTTGGCGTAAACATAATTACTATCGAAAGAATTCAACATCAATCGCGTGTTAAATTAAACAGCTGCTGCCCTTTGAGTTagcacttggtggtaacctgctCGCTATGTATTAATAGCTCGTAAACCATACAAAAGAGGTAAATCCCACCAGACAAACCCCATGCAACGAGCTCATGTCAATCGACAGATCTAGTCTGGATTCGATCTCAGATCTCTCACATGAAAGATCCCACCCCTCAACCACTCAACCATGCCCTTGCGggcaaaaaattaaaacttaatgagaaaatactctttttccaccctgaactatacacgaaattgctgagacacacccgaactttaggaggatcctattaccccctcgaactaattaaaattgtatttttggcaaccttagtgcttacatggcacatacgtgtgcctacgtggaccttcaatgtgttgattcactgatgtgccacATATGTGCCAGTATGTatcacgtaggcactaaggttgccaaaaatacggttttaattagtccagggggtaataggaccctcctaaagtttgaGTTTGTCTCAACAATTTCGTGTACAGTTCATGGTGGAAAAAACATTTTctcattttgttttaatttttttcccgCAAGGGCATGGCTGAGTGATTGGGGGTGGGATCTTTCATGTGAGAGATCTAAGATCGAATCCagatcaaatttgctacgacacactctaaCTTTACGAGGATCCTATTATCCccataaactaaattttagcgtattttcgTCAACCTTTTTAGTTGATGTGGCACATGATAGTCCTTCACGCACCTCAAGTGTTTAACTTCACGTATGGTGTCACGTCAgcataaaagaataacaaaaatacactaaaattgagtttagaGGATAATAGAACCCACGTGAAGTTGAattgtgtcgtagcaactttgactaTAATTCAAAGGGTATTAGATGCTTATCGCAGCCGAAATCAACTTACAGACTAAACCAAACACCATGATTATATAAAGAGAGAGGTATTAATTAACCCCTGAAGTTGTCACGTTTTATTCAGCACCTAAACTATCATTTGTCTTAAATACCCCCGAACTTGTTAATTTAGTAAGTCGCGTGCTCCCTTTGTGGTCCAAAGACCACAACGTGTACGTGGGAAAAGTTGCTTATGTGTTTGTCCACGTGAATAAATATCATCCATTAATGTTAAGCACATACAATAACACCATCATTTCCTTGCAACTCTTTTCTTAAAAGCAACAAAATGTTAgcaacaagttcaaaaaataaacactaaatacaaacataaaacaCAGATCAAATTTTACATTTCATTTGTCTGATATTGGGAGCTTTCTAATCAATTTACTACTACCAAACATGTACAAAAAGAACATTCCTTTCGCTGGATGGCCACGGTAAGAGAGAGGAGGGGAGAGATATACTCGAAGAGTAGAAAGAAAAAGACGATACCACGACCAAGaatttaaaattcacagcaacccTTTTACTTTGTCCTCGCGTCGACAAGGAGATGCAGCTTGGCATGGTGGAACATGTTGGGGAGAATGTAAACGCGGATGTCtcgatatatatatgtgtgtgtgtgtgtgatcaTCATCGTCAACCAGTATATTTTCATGTCATGTCATCGCGGGTTGTGAAAAGATGTAGTCCCATTTGCTTTTTTATGTGATCTGGTATCAACCTGTTAATGAGGTCTGGAGAGGCAATAGCCAACTGAAACCATAAAATAACGCTCGATTAGTAGACGAGCTACTTCAAAGCATCTAGTACGCCCCTGAACTATagccaaatttgctacgacacactctaaCTTCATGGGGGTCCTATTACGCCCCTGAACtcactcaattttagcgtatttttgtcacccttttgtgctaatgtgacaccttttgtcaacttttttggctgacatgacacctttgatgtgggcCCCATTTTATGTAAAAAAGTGgccacgtcagcacaaaagggtgacaaaaatacgctaaaattgagttaggggggtaataggactcctatgaaattgaagtgtgtcgtagcaactttggccatAGTTCGAGGGGGGTATTGGATGTTTATCTTGATAGTTTAGTAAAACTGTCTCTACAATTGGTTTAAATATCTTCTATTTTCAGCCaagagtctatcggaaacaacctctcgaCTATGCAAAGGTAGGAGTaaggactgcgtacatcttatcctcTCTACCGCGCAAAggtagtgtaatcccacaagtggaatttggggagggtagtgtgtacggagacctatgttgctcggactctgcAAAAATGTCAACGCACGTGTGTCaaattctccaaaaatagagtatttttggagaatccaacacgaGTACAgtatcgaaagtgaagagtccacgCAACTTAGACGGAGACCATACCCTACcttgggaggtagagaggttgtttcctgTAGACCATTGGCTCAAGAAGATAATATGATTGACGAAACCAACGCGAAATACTAAACGAAACATGACGATCGAATCATTCTAATATGTTTCATGAATCTTTCCTATACACATCAATAGTCCTAATCAACATACGATGAATATTGGTGGATCATATATTTCGTTATAGTTCTACGATTCAGAATATCTTAGTGTAACTAGTAATCTAGAATGACCGTGAGGGGAAGACATACCTCCTGCTTAAAATTGAAAAGAGGCGGCAACGGCCGGCCATTGGGAAGTCGAGCATTGGGTTCCCGAAGCTCATCGAAGAAAGGATGTGCACATGCTTCAAGCTGCAGAATGAAAAGTAGAACACCGACTCGTTAGAATTTAGGTTCTCGTCATCCAATAAAGAGTGATTTAGAAACATGGAATCGTTTAACTAGACCCCAAATGAAAAGTAGGCAAACACGCTCGACACAATCAAGGACAGTTGCGTAATGAATAAAACTCACGTTAGATAAAGGATGACTAGATCAAACTTACTGCATTGCAACGAAGACTAGGCGAGTACTGCAATAGACGTGAAGCAAGGTCTATAGCTTCGGGTGGCATCCGTTTGTGGAATACCTGAGACCACGGGTGAGGGCAATATAGCGAGTCAGCAGCCGAGAAATTACGTGCAAGCTCAGAAACAGCAATATAATAACCGTATACCTTATGCCAAGGGTGTGCTTTGATTTGTGGAAATCGAAAATCAGTGTAATTTGGATTCATACAACGAATTTCCTCCCTCGTTGGTGTTCCAAGTACCTGGAAGATGAAGCGAATGAACAACAATTGCACAGAAAACATTTGCATCAAAATTTAGAATTATTCAAGCTGTACCTTGATTATCTCAACAAGCTGATCGACAGCATTTTCGCCTGGAAATAATGGCTAAAACAAGTATTGCGAAATTAGTCAAAATTTTTTCTAATGCAGGATTATGGCGTACGAAATAACTCACAAATTACTTTAGCAACGTAAAAAAACCAAGATGTTTACAAACCTGGCCGAGGAGAAGCTCTGCAAGGACACAGCCAGCAGACCAGATATCAATCGAGGTCGTATATTCTGTTGCACCGAATATGAGTTCAGGTGCCCGATAAAACCGTGAACAGATGTATGAGATGTTTGCTTCACCTTTAACCTGATGAACGTTATACTCAGTACGTCACAAGTATACAAACCTTAATCTGAAAATGTACCAACTCAGTACGTCACAAGTATATCACTATGTCCGATATTCTTTGTTTAGAATAAAACTGAGTAGCAGCTTGGTTCAACGACAAACTTCAATTAACTCATTCTTAAACAGAGTAAACGGAAGATGGAATGACAGAAAAGAGCAATAAATAAACCAAGACATGGATGTAGAGAACTTCGTTCTCAATGACAACAATTTGGTTAACAGGATCTCTGCCCAAGAGAGTTACCACGACAGGCGATAGTTCAAACAAGAAGTTTGCGAACTTCATATAGTATATACTGTTTAACGACATTTGACGAGTAAGAATTTTCAACAAGAATCTCTTTCTACTCAACAAAAATGTGTAAGAAAGTGATATCGGTCCAAACACATCTGAACTACCACTTTGTTAGACTTCGTAGGTTAGAAATAAGAGATAATGGTCAAAACCACACCTGAACTATCACTCTTTCCTAAGTTTCACCTAAGGGggcgtgtcggatcctccaaaaatagtgtatttttgaaggatccgacgaGTGCGGCAACGATTTTTGGAAATCTAGTTCGAGCAACTTAGAGTTTCACACCCCAACTATCAGTTGTACCCTTTTCCTTTTCCTATCTGAACTATCACCAGATGTTCCGTTTTCCTACCTGAAGTATCAACATCTATGTATTAAAACACACCTTGTTGAGTAGATGGTGATCGTTCGGGTAGGAAAGTGATAGTTCAGTTGTGTTTTTACCATTAATAACTCGAGAAATAATACTAGGTTAGAGTAACCGATACTAAACATAAATAATGTCAGCGGTCCTCTTTATGAGGCAAGGATTACTACAGGAAAAGGAATCTTAGGAAGGTACATGTGACTAGATACGTAAATGCACTCTTATGATTAAGACTTACCAGAACTTTTGCACTTCCGAAATCACAAATTTTTACTTGGTGGGTAACAGGGTCTACCTGTCGAAGCCAAATGAATGATATCAAAACATGAAAGGCCGCAATATACTAGCCGAAATAGCAATGTTGAAGACACATTACCAAAATATTCTGAGGTTTCAAATCTCTGTGGCAAACGCTGGCAACAGTGTGCATGTACGCCAGCCCCCTAAATACCTGAACAAGTCTCCGTTTAATATAGCTCGTGATTACGAAGAATAGTGTGGCTCAAGAAGGTGCGTCACTTACTTGATACGTGTAAAGCTTAACATAGATGAGTGGCATTCTTTGGTTCACATTGCTGTAATGCTTCAACATCCGATACATAGTCTCCGGAACATATTCCATGACCAAATTGAGAAAAAGCTCGTTTTTACTAGTAGTTGAATAGAAGCAATGCTTTAAAGAAACAACATTCGGGTTATCCATAGTCCGCATCAACTGCAGTTCACGATTTTTGTATCTACGATCTTGTAAAACCTTCTTTATCGCAACCGTCTCCCCATTTTCCAGGCATTTTGCCTACACAAGACAAGTACCAGTTGACCTCAAGTTAGTAAACAATGCAGCAACTAGTGAAACAAACGAGATTTGTGCTCACTTGCCTGAAAAACAACTCCGAATGATCCAGTCCCCACAACACGTTCAGCCATGTAACTGACTGTCTACACCAAATTATTCACGAAGCCAAATACATTTTcaataagaaataaattagagTAAAACATCTAGTACCTCCCTGAACTATGACCAGATTTGCTaagacacactccaacttcacagggggtAATAGTTACcctctgaactaaattttagcgtatttttgtcaacctttttagctgacgcgGCCCCCTTGACGCGGCccccatttttatgtaataaaggtgccactcagcacaaaagggtgacaaaaatacgctaaaattgagttcagttGGAATGTGTCGTAGCAACTATGGACATAATTCGGAGGGATACTGGATGCTTATTCCAATAAATTACTCTCGAATTCAGCACTCAATAGGAGCTAAACTCGATAACAAACGTTCATGAATCCACAAAGACAACATTGTTACCTGCTTTGGCTCGCCATTTTTTCCTCCAATGGTAGTCGAAATTATATGACCAGTGACGGCACCATTCACAT
Proteins encoded in this window:
- the LOC107852422 gene encoding shaggy-related protein kinase eta isoform X1, with amino-acid sequence MADDKEMSAPVMDVNGAVTGHIISTTIGGKNGEPKQTVSYMAERVVGTGSFGVVFQAKCLENGETVAIKKVLQDRRYKNRELQLMRTMDNPNVVSLKHCFYSTTSKNELFLNLVMEYVPETMYRMLKHYSNVNQRMPLIYVKLYTYQVFRGLAYMHTVASVCHRDLKPQNILVDPVTHQVKICDFGSAKVLVKGEANISYICSRFYRAPELIFGATEYTTSIDIWSAGCVLAELLLGQPLFPGENAVDQLVEIIKVLGTPTREEIRCMNPNYTDFRFPQIKAHPWHKVFHKRMPPEAIDLASRLLQYSPSLRCNALEACAHPFFDELREPNARLPNGRPLPPLFNFKQELAIASPDLINRLIPDHIKKQMGLHLFTTRDDMT
- the LOC107852422 gene encoding shaggy-related protein kinase eta isoform X2 codes for the protein MAERVVGTGSFGVVFQAKCLENGETVAIKKVLQDRRYKNRELQLMRTMDNPNVVSLKHCFYSTTSKNELFLNLVMEYVPETMYRMLKHYSNVNQRMPLIYVKLYTYQVFRGLAYMHTVASVCHRDLKPQNILVDPVTHQVKICDFGSAKVLVKGEANISYICSRFYRAPELIFGATEYTTSIDIWSAGCVLAELLLGQPLFPGENAVDQLVEIIKVLGTPTREEIRCMNPNYTDFRFPQIKAHPWHKVFHKRMPPEAIDLASRLLQYSPSLRCNALEACAHPFFDELREPNARLPNGRPLPPLFNFKQELAIASPDLINRLIPDHIKKQMGLHLFTTRDDMT